The following proteins come from a genomic window of Actinopolyspora saharensis:
- a CDS encoding 5-oxoprolinase subunit B family protein, with protein sequence MAETTVRLPEARYEFGGDEFVFVELDREMSLQANFKAMAITGALRDRDLEGIVDICPSNASYLVRLDPGKLHPTELVEELRRLERSAGELDGSRVVSTRIVDVPVLFDDPWTRETLLRFRDNHQDPNVTDLEYAARINGFSTVEELIEAIGSAPFIVTMLGFVPGLPFCYQMVPRERQIEVPKYVRPRTDTPERAFGYGGAFSVVYPVRGAGGYQLFGIAPAPVFDGKQSLPDFHDRIAFPQPSDILRYRPVDRAEYNHVRSEVEAGTFRYRIREVEFSPAAFLEAPDAVNRDLVKELDR encoded by the coding sequence ATGGCGGAAACGACGGTACGACTGCCAGAGGCCCGCTACGAGTTCGGGGGAGACGAGTTCGTTTTCGTCGAGCTGGACCGGGAGATGAGCCTGCAGGCCAACTTCAAGGCCATGGCGATCACCGGAGCCCTCCGCGACCGGGATCTGGAGGGGATCGTGGACATCTGCCCCTCCAACGCCTCCTATCTGGTCAGACTCGACCCCGGGAAACTGCATCCCACCGAACTGGTCGAGGAACTGCGGCGGTTGGAGCGCTCGGCCGGAGAACTCGACGGGAGCCGGGTGGTCTCCACCCGGATAGTGGACGTTCCGGTACTTTTCGACGATCCCTGGACCAGGGAGACCCTGCTCCGATTCAGGGACAATCACCAGGACCCGAACGTGACCGATCTGGAGTACGCCGCTCGGATCAACGGCTTCTCCACCGTCGAAGAACTGATCGAGGCGATCGGCAGCGCTCCCTTCATCGTCACCATGCTCGGCTTCGTCCCGGGGCTGCCCTTCTGCTACCAGATGGTTCCGCGGGAACGGCAGATCGAGGTGCCCAAGTACGTGCGGCCGCGAACGGACACCCCGGAACGGGCGTTCGGTTACGGCGGTGCTTTCTCGGTCGTCTACCCGGTCCGCGGTGCGGGTGGGTACCAGCTGTTCGGCATCGCCCCGGCCCCCGTGTTCGACGGGAAGCAGAGCCTGCCCGACTTCCACGACCGGATCGCGTTCCCGCAGCCGAGCGACATCCTGCGCTATCGCCCCGTCGATCGTGCCGAGTACAACCACGTCCGCTCGGAAGTGGAGGCGGGCACCTTCCGCTACCGCATCCGCGAGGTGGAGTTCTCCCCCGCGGCCTTTCTCGAGGCCCCGGACGCGGTCAACCGCGATTTGGTGAAGGAGTTGGACCGATGA